One Streptomyces sp. L2 genomic window carries:
- a CDS encoding GntR family transcriptional regulator, which produces MAEKTWAARLPAVKSKADLVYESLRGAIADGHLRPGERINMDEMARNLGVSKIPVREAVKRLESEGLLTSRVHSGVVVAQVDKTEMRGVFLAREAIDGLVARLAAEHSDDGLLRNLEAVQDGMRDALRTTDTDELQRLNSEFHRLLAEASGYRILTELTEQLLLTIRRYRVTAPQDARNWSAVIDEHDAIMDALRRKDAGAAAAAAQAHTLSQAGHEVSAHP; this is translated from the coding sequence ATGGCAGAGAAGACTTGGGCCGCCCGGCTGCCCGCGGTGAAGAGCAAGGCCGACCTGGTGTACGAGAGCCTGCGCGGCGCCATCGCCGATGGCCATCTGCGTCCGGGTGAGCGCATCAACATGGACGAGATGGCCCGCAACCTCGGTGTCAGCAAGATCCCGGTCCGGGAGGCCGTGAAGCGGCTGGAGTCCGAGGGGCTGCTCACCTCCCGCGTCCACTCCGGGGTGGTCGTGGCGCAGGTCGACAAGACCGAGATGCGCGGAGTCTTCCTCGCCCGTGAGGCGATCGACGGACTGGTCGCCAGGCTCGCCGCCGAGCACAGTGACGACGGCCTGCTGCGGAACCTGGAGGCCGTGCAGGACGGGATGCGGGACGCACTGCGCACCACGGACACCGACGAACTGCAGCGCCTCAACTCCGAGTTCCACCGCCTCCTCGCCGAGGCCAGCGGCTACCGCATCCTCACCGAACTGACGGAGCAACTGCTGCTGACGATCCGCCGGTACCGGGTCACGGCACCGCAGGACGCCCGCAACTGGTCCGCCGTCATCGACGAGCACGACGCCATCATGGACGCGCTGCGCCGCAAGGACGCCGGGGCCGCGGCGGCGGCCGCACAGGCGCACACGCTGTCCCAGGCCGGGCACGAGGTGTCCGCGCACCCCTAG
- a CDS encoding SDR family oxidoreductase: protein MSRTALITGAAGGIGRVVAERFVADGYRVAGADLAAPEVPGVSPYRADVSRADDVAGLVRAVAADHGGIEVLVTCAGLTEGAPLHRTGEEDWRRVLDANLTSVFLCVREVLPQMMASGGGRVVMIGSVLHRTAAPGLPAYAASKAAIAALGRQLSVDYGRHGVSFVTVAPGWVRTPATESRLGTGDDESRLRESNPMGLLGTPEEVAAAVAYAASPEAALLTGSELVLDAGASVVSAASLLRDEHRERMGLPPLRHA from the coding sequence ATGAGCAGAACAGCGTTGATCACCGGCGCCGCCGGCGGTATCGGCAGGGTGGTGGCCGAACGGTTCGTCGCCGACGGCTACCGGGTGGCGGGGGCCGACCTCGCGGCGCCCGAGGTCCCCGGCGTCTCGCCCTACCGGGCCGACGTGTCACGGGCCGACGACGTGGCCGGCCTGGTCCGCGCGGTCGCCGCCGACCACGGCGGCATCGAGGTGCTGGTCACCTGCGCCGGACTGACCGAGGGCGCGCCGCTGCACCGCACCGGCGAGGAGGACTGGCGGCGGGTCCTCGACGCCAACCTCACATCGGTGTTCCTGTGCGTGCGCGAGGTGCTCCCGCAGATGATGGCGTCCGGCGGCGGACGTGTCGTCATGATCGGTTCCGTGCTCCACCGCACCGCCGCTCCCGGGCTGCCCGCGTACGCGGCGTCCAAGGCGGCCATCGCCGCGCTCGGCCGTCAGCTCAGTGTCGACTACGGACGGCACGGCGTCTCGTTCGTGACCGTCGCACCCGGCTGGGTGCGCACCCCGGCCACCGAGTCGCGCCTGGGCACCGGCGACGACGAGAGCCGGCTGCGCGAGTCCAACCCGATGGGCCTCCTGGGCACCCCCGAGGAAGTCGCCGCGGCGGTGGCCTACGCCGCGTCGCCGGAGGCCGCGCTGCTGACCGGATCCGAGCTGGTGCTCGACGCGGGGGCCTCTGTGGTCAGCGCCGCCAGCCTGCTGCGCGACGAACACCGTGAGCGTATGGGCCTGCCACCGCTCCGCCACGCCTGA